One genomic window of Oncorhynchus kisutch isolate 150728-3 linkage group LG26, Okis_V2, whole genome shotgun sequence includes the following:
- the htr1fa gene encoding 5-hydroxytryptamine receptor 1F, which produces MDFSNCTEGFFSLDDGSEEVSIIPPSKILLTFTLSLLAVMTTAINSLVITAIIVTRKLHHPANYLICSLAVTDLLVAILVMPFSILYIQRESWQMGEAVCYMWLSVDITCCTCSILHLAAIALDRYRAITDAVEYSRKRTGLRAGITVGVVWFLSILISLPPLLWRNHGGEPEEDQCLITHHHIAFTLYSTLGAFYIPLLLILILYYKIYRAAQTLYLRRGASRASRHSSMVNGTTLPSCPPDGGPDTLNLQEKSYSDPTTEGDRVRITVKSPHCESRRERECSLRRQRISGTRERRAASTLGLILGAFVVCWLPFFLKEVIVNTCGSCSTSIELADFLTWLGYLNSLINPLIYTIFNEDFKKAFQRLVRCRHRL; this is translated from the exons ATGGACTTCTCTAACTGTACAGAGGGGTTCTTCTCCCTGGACGATGGGAGTGAAGAGGTTTCTATAATCCCCCCAAGTAAGATCCTCCTCACCTTCACCCTGTCCCTGCTCGCTGTCATGACAACGGCCATCAACTCCCTGGTGATCACAGCCATCATCGTAACCAGGAAGTTGCATCACCCGGCCAACTACCTGATCTGCTCTCTGGCAGTGACAGACCTGCTGGTGGCCATCTTGGTCATGCCCTTCAGCATCCTCTACATACAGAG GGAGAGCTGGCAGATGGGAGAGGCTGTGTGTTACATGTGGCTGAGTGTTGACATCACCTGCTGCACTTGTTCCATCCTCCACCTGGCAGCCATCGCTCTGGACCGCTACCGGGCCATCACTGACGCCGTGGAGTACTCACGCAAACGCACTGGACTCCGAGCTGGGATCACTGTCGGCGTGGTCTGGTTTCTGTCCATCCTCatatcccttcctcctctcctgtggaGGAACCATGGCGGGGAGCCAGAAGAGGACCAGTGTCTGATAACTCACCACCACATCGCCTTTACCCTCTACTCCACCCTGGGAGCCTTCTATATCCCCTtgctcctcatcctcatcctatACTACAAGATCTACAGAGCAGCTCAGACTCTGTACCTCCGCAGGGGGGCCAGCAGGGCCAGCCGACACTCCTCCATGGTCAACGGAACCACCCTCCCCTCCTGCCCCCCTGATGGGGGCCCCGACACCCTGAACCTCCAGGAGAAGTCCTACTCAGACCCCACCACGGAGGGAGACCGCGTGCGCATTACCGTAAAGAGTCCCCACTGCGAGTCGAGGCGGGAGCGTGAGTGTTCGTTGAGACGGCAGCGTATCTCAGGGACCAGGGAGCGGCGCGCTGCATCTACGTTAGGACTGATACTGGGGGCCTTTGTTGTCTGCTGGCTGCCTTTCTTCCTGAAGGAGGTGATCGTCAACACGTGTGGCTCCTGCAGCACCTCCATAGAGCTGGCTGACTTCCTCACCTGGCTGGGGTACCTCAACTCCCTCATCAACCCTCTCATCTACACTATCTTCAATGAGGACTTTAAGAAGGCCTTCCAGAGACTGGTCAGGTGTAGGCATCGCCTCTGA